In one Lolium rigidum isolate FL_2022 chromosome 3, APGP_CSIRO_Lrig_0.1, whole genome shotgun sequence genomic region, the following are encoded:
- the LOC124698748 gene encoding U-box domain-containing protein 21-like, protein MALLARRARRSLATTKKLAAPAVAVELAIPAHFRCPISLDLMRDPVTAPTGITYDRESIEAWLDTGRAAVCPVTHAPLRRDDLVPNHATRRVIQDWCVANRSRGVERIPTPKIPVTPVQASELLFEVAESARAGDAGAAARCAAAVARVRALARESERNRRCFASIGTGRVLAAALESLAAAGSALVEDVLAALVRMAPLDEEAARILSSPKSLGSLVAVAENGSLAARLNAVLAIKEVVSSSDGACTGLCGKADEIVDALVKIIKAPICPQATKAAMVAAYHLARSDERVAARVATAGIVPLLIEALVDADKSVAEKALALLDAVLASEEGRASARGHALTVPVLVKKMFRVSDLATELAISAMWRLGKSAGGDEGAVTRCLVEALRAGAFQKLLLLLQVGCRDATKEKTTELLRMLNKHKGAGECVDSMDFRGLNRLS, encoded by the coding sequence ATGGCGCTGCTTGCACGGAGGGCGAGAAGATCGCTGGCGACGACCAAGAAGCTGGCCGCACCGGCCGTGGCGGTGGAGCTGGCCATCCCGGCGCACTTCCGGTGCCCCATCTCGCTGGACCTCATGCGCGACCCGGTCACGGCGCCCACCGGCATCACCTACGACCGGGAGAGCATCGAGGCGTGGCTcgacacgggccgcgccgccgtgtGCCCCGTCACCCACGCCCCGCTCCGCCGCGACGACCTCGTCCCCAACCACGCCACCCGCCGCGTCATCCAGGACTGGTGCGTCGCCAACCGCTCCCGCGGCGTCGAGCGCATCCCCACGCCCAAGATCCCCGTCACGCCCGTCCAGGCCTCCGAGCTCCTCTTCGAGGTCGCCGAGTCCGCGCGCGCCGGCGACGCCGGCGCGGCCGCCAGGTGCGCCGCCGCGGTCGCCAGGGTCAGGGCCCTCGCCAGGGAAAGCGAGCGCAACCGGCGCTGCTTCGCGTCCATCGGCACCGGCCGCGTGCTCGCCGCCGCGCTCGAGTCGCTCGCGGCAGCCGGAAGCGCTCTCGTCGAGGACGTTCTCGCGGCATTGGTCCGCATGGCGCCGTTGGACGAGGAGGCCGCGCGGATCCTGTCCTCGCCGAAATCGCTGGGCTCACTGGTCGCCGTCGCCGAGAACGGGAGCTTGGCGGCGAGGCTGAATGCCGTGCTGGCGATCAAGGAGGTCGTGTCCTCGTCCGACGGAGCGTGCACGGGTTTGTGCGGGAAAGCCGACGAGATCGTGGACGCGCTGGTCAAGATCATCAAGGCACCCATCTGCCCGCAGGCCACCAaggccgccatggtcgccgcctaCCACCTGGCGCGCTCCGACGAGCGCGTCGCGGCGCGCGTGGCGACGGCCGGGATCGTGCCATTGCTGATCGAGGCCCTCGTCGACGCCGACAAGAGCGTGGCCGAGAAGGCGCTGGCGCTGCTCGACGCAGTGCTCGCGTCGGAGGAAGGCCGGGCGAGCGCGCGCGGGCACGCGCTCACCGTGCCCGTGCTCGTCAAGAAGATGTTCCGCGTGTCTGACCTGGCCACCGAGCTCGCCATCTCGGCGATGTGGCGGCTCGGCAAGAGCGCCGGAGGTGACGAGGGCGCGGTGACGAGGTGCCTGGTCGAGGCGCTGCGTGCCGGCGCGTTCCAGAAGCTGCTGCTGCTCTTGCAGGTTGGCTGCAGGGATGCCACCAAGGAGAAGACCACCGAGCTGCTCAGGATGCTCAACAAGCACAAAGGCGCTGGCGAATGCGTCGACTCTATGGACTTCAGAGGGCTCAACAGGCTGTCCTGA